The nucleotide sequence CCTGGAGTGGCGGCCGACGGACGAGTGGGAGTGCGGGGGGGAGTGGGCCGGGCTGAGGACGGGGCTGGAGTGGAACGACGTTGCCGTCTTTTCGCCGTCATGGGAGTCACGCGACGGGCTCTGTACGTAGTACACCGGCCGGGCGGGCGACGAGGGCGCGATGCTCGTGACCTCGGAGTCGGTCTTGGCGTGCATCTTTGGATCTCAGCAACccacaattggctcctcctcctcctttctccttTTATTTCTACCCTCCTCTTCGGTGGCCGGAGAAGTTTCCGCGTGCCAACGCTGGACTTTGTCGCTTTTTGTGCCTTACTGTGGGTTTTGGCATTAGTTTACAGTGGCAATGGTGTATTGGTAATTTAGTCTGTGTTCTTAGCTTCCGTCACCGCGGCGTGACACCCCACGTGCAGTTATTCGGTGACAGGTCACAGGTTAGCTGTATTCCTCTTTCCCCCCCATCCGCCCCACGAAACATTTTTCTTGTGACAGACAGCACATTATTTATTTGGTCTACGAGGAGATGATGTTTTGTTTTCCTTGTATTGCGACGGTGATCGAAGCATGTGAGCACTGCCGTAGATTGTGGAACTGATAGCAAGTGAATCGACGAACGCGATTGGAGTTGATTCTGCATACTATATGCGATGAAGTCAATGCTGCACATGAGAGCAGACTCGACCTTGTAGAGCGCCACTAACAGTGTCCATTCACTTCTTTCCTTGCATGCCTGCATACACACACTGTCAATTGTCAATGCATGGGGAAATCAATTTCCCTCGTATTAGAATCGTTGATCATCGATCGAACAGTATCCCATTACAGGACGTGACAACTTGCAGGCATCAGCCACAGGCTGTAGGCAGCTGCAGGCCGCAGGCCTTCCTACAGCGGCCGTGGACTCGTAACAGTCCACGAAGCTGTGTCGCCACAGTCCGAGCACATGGCGAACCGCTCGCAGGCTTTACAGCTGCGCCAATAAAAGGCCGCCGGCGGAGAGTAGGCCCCGGCGACCGAGCCCGAAGGTTCTCCTCCTCTTCGGATTCACCGCGTTGTTCACCCGTGTCGGTCTTGCATGGTTCGATCAACGCATTGTTCAACCAATACAATGGAATTCTTTGtcctcactatatatatatatatatatatatatatatatatatatatatatatatatatatatatatatatgacctttAACGTCACGCATCAGAGTACACTCACGTGTAGTATCTACGCGACATAACCGTGTGTTTCTTTCCTTAAACGGGATTCCGAACCGTCCACCAACCGTGGTGTGTTGTGCTTGTACACTACCGGTTGGATACAATTGTATGGATCAACGTGTCATTGATTCGACTTCGCCCTATTCTGCTACATTTGGGACCAAACTCGTGCCCGTTAGTTCAAATTTTGTAGATCTCGGAAATGTGGTTGGCCACCCTCGTACGACATACATTATCTCATTACATGTTCTCTCCTCTGACATCTCTGTGACTCGGAAGACAAAAGCTGCAGTACGCCATCATCCTCCCAAAAACTCCATTCCTTCGCGTCTCCATTTCCGTCTTGCTCCGTAAGGGCAGAGAGAAGACTGTAATCCAGTAATCGTTGATCACAGTGATGCAGGTATGTTGTTATATCTCTGTTGTCGCTCAAATCTATCTTGGTTCAGAGCTTCAGCCCTCTACTGCAGCTGCTGCCACTGCTTTTGCTGCTACTGCTCCATTCACGCCTTCTTCCTTCGTCTTCTGCTGCTCAGGTTCTTTGCCACCCTCTTCTCTTCCGTCACCTTTCTTCATCTCTCCTCTTCACTTTGGGTTTTCTTCTTCTCCGCAACACACAGCTCGGTTCGATCTGCTTGTCCAACGGGAACTGCAACGCCGGGCTGCATTGCGAGACATGTCTGGCCAACGGCAACCTCCGGCCCAGGTGTACACGAATCCAGCCCTCTGATCCCAAATCGAAGGTCCTGATCTCCTCCCTCTTGCCGCCGCAGTTACCGATCCTTCGTTGCCACCCTTTACATGTTTGGCGATGGGTGACGAGTTCTTTCTCCTCTACTATGACACAGGGAAATGGGCTGCCGTTCAATAGATACGCGTGGCTGACGACTCACAACTCGTTCGCGCGACTCGGCCAGCAATCGCGCACCGGAACGCCCGTCATCGCCCCGGAGAACCAGCAGGACTCGGTCACCGGCCAGCTCAACGTAAGCGCCACTATCTTGCTTTGCTTTGACGGATGCGGGTCGTCATCAACCCGCTCTCCGGTGTCGCGCGTGGCCCGGAACCGCTACCCCGTTGCCCAGTCGAAGCGCGTGGGACGAGTTCGTTCGTTCCACCGCTCAGACGTGCCAAAATGCTCGGCACGTAACACGACATTTACCAGCGTTCTAATTAGATTAACAGCGTTCCACTAAGCAATTGCGTGATGCTGATACAAGTAatttatatacagaaagcatgacCTATATATGAACCTAATTAGAACGTGCAGTGAATGCATTAAGCTCTTGTTCGGATGTGTTCTGCATGCATGACCTGTATGAATACTTCAGTTCTGCTTGCTATTGTAGCTAATGCATCTTCTGCTCATGCATACTGCACTCTTACCAATACAGAACGGTGTTAGGGGCTTAATGCTGGATATGTATGACTTTGAGAACGACATCTGGTTGTGCCATTCCTTCGGTGGCAACTGTTTCAACTTCACTGCCTTTGTAAGTTGTCGATGTTACAGAATTAAACCATTTTTTGTGCATTCATTATACTCATCATTAGAGATGATCCATGGCCAGCAACCTGCTATCGATGTGCTCAAGGAAATCCAGCTATTTCTCGAAGCAAACCCTTCAGAAGTCATAACAATCTTTATCGAAGACTATGTCACATCCCCTAAGGGTCTCACAAAGGTCTTCAATGCTTCCGGACTGATGAAATATTGGTTCCCTGTTGAAAGAATGCCCAAGAATGGAGGAGACTGGCCACTGCTCGGTGACATGACAAGCAGGAACGAACGCCTGCTGGTGTTCACTTCTAAAGCTGCCAAAGAGGCCTCTGAAGGCATTGCGTACGAGTGGAGATACGTTGTGGAAAACCAATGTGAGGAATCATCACCCAACCCTTCGTCTTCTTCAGCAGCAGTCTTCTGTATCATTGGATGCTGGTGCTTGAAATTTTGCAGACGGAGATGGTGGAATGGAAGCAGGTTCTTGCCCGAACCGAGCCGAGTCATTGCCCATGAACGCGATGTCGAGATCTCTGGTTTTGATGAACCATTTCCCTTCCAATCCAGACATGGCAACAGCGTGCAAGCACAATTCTGCTCCTCTTGTGAGCATGCTGAGTACATGCCACGGTTCGTCGGCTAATCGCTGGCCTAACTTTATTGCTGTAGACTTCTATAAGGCAAGTGCTGCATGTCATTTATCGGGTTGGAAAGATCATTTAGTGGCTATCCCTGACCTCGTGATCTCTGTTCCAGAGGAGTGATGGAGGTGGAGCCCCTCAAGCTACAGATATAGCAAATGGGCACCTGGTTTGCGGATGCAACAGTATAGCCTACTGCAAAGTAAGTCACATTTCCTATTCACGATCAGGAACAGTGTCTGACGATGATTGTGATctaagatcaaatctacagtgccAAACGATACTAATATGTCTGCTGGAACAGTAACTCTGTGTATCAGAGATAGCTAATTCCTCCATATCTTATTCCGCAGGTTAATGCTTCATTCGGGGTATGTGATGATCCAGCGAAGCCCGGGGCTGCAGCAACCTCAGCTTCCTGCAGATTAAGCTCTCCAGTTCTTGCAAGTCAGCTCCAGTATTTATCGTTGCTAACGATCGTGTTGGTCTCCATGGACCTGTGACTCTTTTGCGACCCATAAATCCTGTATTGCAGCATCACCGTTGCTTAATATGGTTTCGGCAACTTGTAAAAGACCGTAGGAAATTGATGGCTGCTACGAACACTATCAGAAAGTATTTCTTGTCAATTGTTGTTGATCATAAAACACATGCAgatcaccaatccaaatatatatcttgaatgcagatgttttgctgttggtcttatcttatgcgatcaataactcggcatccggaccggtcgccttctttcgtactcaaagcgatcaaaccaaacccgaattgatccgtcatcaactgggttcccgaattttgaagcaaatcgGACGGTGATTTGTAGGAGTAACGCCGTCGCGTGGTCCGCCCTGTAGATCTTGGTCGGACTGGAGGCGGGACCCGTTTGCAGGTCGGTCATTGGAGTCAAGAAGCAAGCgacgagaaagaaccaaagcctcAGCAAAGGGAGTAGGGGGACGAGAGGGATAGTGAGAGGGGAGAGAGGTGAGGGATGGGGACGACGCTGCGGTACGCGATGGTGTGCTCGTCGAACCAGAACCGGAGCATGGAGGCGCACGCGCTGCTGAAGCGCCAGGGCTTCGACGTTTCTTCCTACGGGACTGGGGCGCACGTCAAGCTCCCCGGCCCCTCGCTGCGGGAGCCCAACGTCTACGACTTCGGCACCCCCTACAAGTTCATGCACGATGAACTCCGCCGCAAAGACCCCGACTTGTAAACGTCTCCCCTTCCCGCGACCCCTCTCCTTACCCCCATCGCGAAGCCCTGATTTTGGATGTCGGTGTCGGGTGTAGGTACAAGCGAAATGGGATACTGCCGATGCTCAAGAGGAACCTCGGGGTCAAGAATGCGCCGCAGCGGTGGCAGGACAACGCTGCTGATGGCTGCTTCGACGTCGTTATGACCTTCGAGGAGAAGGTCTTCGATACCGTCATCGAAGGTCGGtctttcctcttttctctgcTACGGCCGCACTCTTGCTTAAGCATTTAGGGTTAAGAGTTCAAAATTGCCAGATTTGGGGGTTTTCTTTACCTGAACATTGCAATTCATGATGATGCAACTGCAAGCACTACGCTAAGAATTACATTTTAATCTATCATGATTTTAACGATCAATTGAACTATAGCAGGGTTTTCGATTATCAATGCCTTTTGGCTTTAATGACAAATAATAAATGTGTATCGCTGTGCAACATATTAAAGTAGTATTTTGCATTTTTTATTGTCAATACAGATCTTAATAATCGGGAACAGAAGGTGATAAGAAGTGTTCTGATAATCAACTTGGAAGTAAAAGATAACCATGAAGAAGCTGCCACTGGTGCCAAGCTCGCTTTAGATTTGTGTCAAGATGTAAGTATCTTATGCACAGGTTTACATATCAAATGATCTATGCATGCTTATGTTGAATGCTACCAAAGATGTCCGGATGTTTGTATCTTTCTGTGTTGGATATACTCCTTTTGAAGTTTAATAAGTTCAGGTACTCTATGTTGAGAGAGATTATGCAAGTCTCCTTTTGAAAATTATCCGTTCTCACATAAAATCTTCACTCAAGTATTCCCTTGTCAttcttatcaaaataaaaaatggaCAACCTGAATTCTGTATCCACTCGAGGACAAATGATATATTAGGGAACTTATACTAATGggttgttgattaccgaactactTTCGTTGAGGCAACCAGTACTATCTTTCTGAGGTCACAGTTAAATCTCATTTCACACTTCTAATTAGCCACTATATTATTCATTTTCTTTCAGAAAATTCTGGTTAAGTTTCCAATGAACCCAATTGCCTTTCTGGGGTCCCTGATAAGCTACCATATTCCATGTATAGAGTTATGTTTGTTTGAACTATATATAACTATGATCAAATATATAATTTCCAGATGTTTTGGCTTTtattgagttaaaagttctcacgTGTCAGTTTTCTGGCACTCAGTATAAGTGTTCTTCCAGTTAAATAGGACTTCTTCATTGGTTGAGTGCATTTTGGCCTGTCTTTCCATGTTTTGTGATGTTTAGGATTGTTTGAGGCCTATTTCACACCTTATAATTGGACAAGTCTTTTAATAGACTGAACTGGCACTTTTAGATTGAAAATGACCAAATCAGTCATTTAACTTTGAGGTGTTGTTGTTTATATCATGACCATGACTGTGTACTTTTTGTTGgagttattttctttttctttttccttcttctttctgcTATGGCAGCAACTTGTTTGTGTTGACGAGCAGCATGCCAAAATCCATTCCACAAGTTAACCAAAAACCTTCGTACTTCAAGAACCTAAAACCATAAATTTAATTCATGACATTTTTATTAGCAAGAGCGCATAAATATTCAACTATTGAGTGCATTTTACTATGTCAAAGCAGCTTGTCTTAATTTATTttacacctaatcctaatcctattaGAAGGAGACCTTTTACTTATTCCACATAGATCCTTTCCTTATCCTAGTCAGAGAAGAGGTGCACATGATTAGGATATAAAGATGGAGCTGATAGTaactttgagaaaattttcaacattGCACAGAATCAACTAAAGAGTTTTGTTTATCTAAAAGAGAACTTCCTTTGGTACTTGTGATCTGTTCCATTGTGTATATGTAAGAAATGTATTGCATTTTACAATTCATTCCTAGTGGCCTGAATGACTCGGGTATTATGGAAGACATATATAATTTatcatctttctttttttatttataggaGTGAAACTGGACTAGTACTTCAGTCTATGAGACTGTTTAGACTGCTAAGGTTCATGGTTCCGTCAATAAATAGATCTGTAAGGATACTTTATACTTCGTCTTGTTTGTTgttataaaaggaaaaaaataatttgaagtaGATAATATTTTGCTATTTTAAGGAAGATTGGAGGGGGATAGGAAAGGCAAAAAGTAAAGAACCTCTTGAAAAATCATATTGAAAATTGGCCTGTTATTTAAACAAGTAGACCCATGTTGTCTTAAATAGAGAAGAAACATTCACAAAGTGGTTCAAACaaaatttcttttttctcttttttttgtggGGACAACATATAAATGTCTTTCTTACAAGACAAAAGTTTGCAAGTAATGTAGTCTTATATATACTTGACTATCGCCTCCAGAAGAATCCTTTTGgttaaaatttgcttcttaaaataaatgaaaaaaacaaTTCAATGAACTTACAAAGTGTCACAGTTGAAAGAGCTGCTAGAAATGCAAAAGTGGAGAAGAGCCTCTGAGAACCACAAAAATTGTCCAAAGATAAGCTAAAATATCAACATAAGAGATTCTTTTAATAAAAATGCCTTTGAAATCTTGTATCCATGTCTCTTTCATGTAAGCATGCCTGTACATTTGCCAGTTTCAAGTAATTTCAGGGAAAAAGTTGTTCTTGAGAACTTAGAACTGATTTTGGAAAGGAAGTGAAAAAATGTTTCTCCTTATGGGttcaatgataattttttttttacttttgcttAGCTACCAGATGTTTCCTTACTATACGGGGAAAAGACTGCTTGATAACTGTTACCTTTTTTGGTATCGAAatctgttgcttagattttttaaaatattactgATGCCTACATTTGAAAATGCCAAATGGAGATTTGCAATATCATTAAGCTAATAAGAGATATATGGTGGTGCAGATTGAATCTGCAGACTGCTGGGAAGATGCAATCGATGACATTGTTGTTGCATTTGAGAGACAACAGAAGCGAAAACTACTCTACACCATCTCATTCTATTAGATGTGTAGTGGGTCTATTAAACCTTCTGAAAGTGTATTAGGTTGGCcgaaatgaaaagaagattaatcCTTATCTCTTGCCTAAATTTTGTTGGTTTTCATGTAGTAGAACATTCACAGCATGACCCCTTGGTCCGGTAGGGTTCAGGTAGACCGAGCTAGGTTACATCCAGCTACTTGTACAACAGACTGATACGGTTTCACTTGGCCTGGGGGGATGTGTTTGTACTTGTACTATTTTCTGTTCTTGGGATGACCCAATTATATAAAAGATTATCTTATAAGTTGCTATGAAATATGCATTAAAACAATATCTGGATGATTTATAGTTAAGACTTTTGTTCCAGAGGTTGAAATTGGTATGAACAGAGTTCTAGATCTAAATAATTAGGCAGAAAGCTGTATCTTTCCTCTATCTGCGAAAGCTTCGCTTGCCGACATGTTCTTGccgacatgttttttttttttttttttgtagacaaCTTGCAAATTAGGTGGTAGATTTTTTGTATGTTTTTCGTGGTCCCTGTTCCACAGTTGACTATAAATTATTCTTTTTTGGGGattaatatgtcaaaagaaattttaaccaTAGAGAACAGtgtttatattatttgatttaaCAGGGAATTAGGATTCTATTCATTTTGCATGgatccgatgaatgaatggtcaaaaaaggaaaagaaattaaaTGTTCAAATCCATAAACTAAACGACATATCTAACACACAGTATGATCCGTTGGCGTCACGCTAGATTTTAATTAATCGATCGCTGTTACCGGATCCACTTGTTATTGTTAGGTGAGACGTGTCACGGGTACGATGATATTAAACGAACGGTTGAGATCGAtcatcgatgatgatgatgattcggATCCTTACCCGAATCCGAAGACCCGAATGTGACCCAAGATGCCGGTGGATATTCCCTCGCCGACACTATCCGTTAGTCCATTATTTGTGGACGCTATCGTTGACGTGGATTACCCCACCCACCGTCGTCTTCCTGGGCCCCGCTTTATCAGATATATCGGTTCATAATTTCCACGGATTAGACCACGAAATATCTACCCTCTTTCATTTCCATTCACAAAAAAACGATCTCATAATAATTCGTCACGAATAACACGTAAATTCGACGTGTCTCTGGTCGTGTCTCAGATCACAGCGTCGGCTTCCGTGGTCGTACGGTGACGTGTCCCTCTCCGTGACACGTGGAAGAACGCTTCTCCCGTCGGCCCCGAGAACGAGATCATTGGGTGATCGGGGTGCCAATCACGTCGTCATCTAAAACTCACAGCGATCTCACTGTCCCGCCGGTAAACGATCGAACAGCAAGTCTCGTGATTAACCCAACCACCACCACTCTTCGATAAATCTCCACTTTTTGACGGCAAGGTCGAACCACATCCGTGATCACAGAAGCCCACTTGCTTCCATCAGACCGTTCCCACGGCTTCGCCCCCACTATATATATCCCACCCCCTCCCTCCATCCGCAGTGCACAAGCAGCGGTCATATCCTACTCGGTTCACTTCGCAAGCAACAGCCCTTCGTGCCAAAGATGTCCGAGGAGaggcaccaccaccacctcttccACCACCGccaggaggaggagaagcccTCCGAGGAGGTGGTCTACTCGGAGACCGCCTATAACCCCAGCGGCGATGACTACACCTCCGGCTACACGGAGACCGCCGTCGCCGAGTCCGCTTCAGATGAGTTCGAGAGGTACGAGAAGGAAGAGAAGCATCACAAGCACAAGGAGCACCTCGGCGAGATGGGCGCCCTCGCCGCCGGTGCCTTTGCCTTGGTACTCCTCTTTCTTCACATACTGCATAGACATCGGTTTCttgatcctttttcctttttcttggagACCATCATAAGAACTATGTAGTCGACTACATGTGACTAAGTCGAACTTACAATAAATGGTGATCCAACAGTACGAGAAGCATGAGGCCAAGAAGGACCCTGAGCACGCCCACAAGCACAAGATCGAGGAGGAGATCGCTGCAGCGGTGGCCGTCGGCAGCGGAGGGTATGCCTTCCATGAGCACCACGAGAAGAAGGATGCCAAGAAAGAAGCCGAGGAGGCGAGCGGACAGacacatcaccaccaccacctcttctGAGGGCGCTATATGTGTATCTATGCCCTTTATGATCCATCTTATGCTACTTCGATAATTTGGTGTTTTATTATCCCAAATAAGCGCTGGTTTATCACGTGCAACAATAATCGGTGTATTTCTTTAAAATTTGTGTCAATATTCGATGCTTGGTACTTTTTAAtcgatatatattattaaaatcttAAAAAGAGTCAtttgtgtaattttctttttgtctgaccaatcttcccttctcttctattaaaataataaaatactaataTATCAGTAACCAAATACTaatatgtcagatccgattgTCACCTAAAGAATAATGTTTGATACGATACAAtaatccatttggcatcgttttagataGTCTATTTATCGGATCAGGTCCGATTATGATATTAGTCCATTTGGATCCAATAAtaactcttatcgggtttaagaccgaatccgatccACGTGACAAAAGCTTTAACGATAACaggtgtatttctttaagattcgtgtcagtaTGGGATGCTTTgtccttttaatcgttgtatgctatcaaaattttaaaaagagtCGCTTGTGTAATTTtatttttgtctcgtcaatcttcccttctcttctattaaaataacaaaataccaatatgtcagatctgattgccacctaatgaatgatacgtccAATACGATATAAGGATCTATTTGGCATCattttagatggtctatttatcggatcaggtccgattaggatattggtcaatctggatccattaacaactcttgttctaaaacgatgccaaatggattcactaaagtcatcacaagatcaaaAGCTTGCTgggagactcgacgttcgtggttgaaaacttgcataggattaggattaagagataatcctatatccaaattaggattaggattaagagataatcctatatcctgattaggattaggattaggaaatctatctactatcacagatcaccaatccaaatatatatttgaatacagatgttttgctgttggtcttatcttatgcgatcaaaaactcggcatccggaccggtcgccttcattggtactcaaagcgatcaaaccaaaccctaattgatccgtcatcaactgggttcccgaattttgaagcaaatcgaaTGGTGATTTGTAGGAGTATCGTCGTCGCGTGGTCCGTCCTATAGATCTTGATCGGATCGGAGGCAGGACGCGTTTGCAGGTCAGTCATTGGAGTCACGAAGTAAGCgacgagaaagaaccaaagcctctgaaaaggattaggattcctatatcctgattaggattaggattaggaaatctatctactatcacagatcaccaatccaaatatatatctgaatacagatgttttgctgttggtcttatctaatgcgatcaataactcggcatccgaactggtcgccttctttggtactcaaagcgatcaaacCAAACCCTAATCGATCCGTCATTAACTGGGTTcccgaattttgaagcaaatcgaaCGGTGATTTGTAGGAGTATCGCCGTCGCGTGGTCCGTCCTGTAGATCTTGATCGGATCGGAG is from Musa acuminata AAA Group cultivar baxijiao chromosome BXJ3-8, Cavendish_Baxijiao_AAA, whole genome shotgun sequence and encodes:
- the LOC135644833 gene encoding PI-PLC X domain-containing protein At5g67130-like gives rise to the protein MQLLPLLLLLLLHSRLLPSSSAAQLGSICLSNGNCNAGLHCETCLANGNLRPRCTRIQPSDPKSKGNGLPFNRYAWLTTHNSFARLGQQSRTGTPVIAPENQQDSVTGQLNNGVRGLMLDMYDFENDIWLCHSFGGNCFNFTAFQPAIDVLKEIQLFLEANPSEVITIFIEDYVTSPKGLTKVFNASGLMKYWFPVERMPKNGGDWPLLGDMTSRNERLLVFTSKAAKEASEGIAYEWRYVVENQYGDGGMEAGSCPNRAESLPMNAMSRSLVLMNHFPSNPDMATACKHNSAPLVSMLSTCHGSSANRWPNFIAVDFYKRSDGGGAPQATDIANGHLVCGCNSIAYCKVNASFGVCDDPAKPGAAATSASCRLSSPVLASQLQYLSLLTIVLVSMDL
- the LOC103995855 gene encoding uncharacterized protein LOC103995855, with amino-acid sequence MGTTLRYAMVCSSNQNRSMEAHALLKRQGFDVSSYGTGAHVKLPGPSLREPNVYDFGTPYKFMHDELRRKDPDLYKRNGILPMLKRNLGVKNAPQRWQDNAADGCFDVVMTFEEKVFDTVIEDLNNREQKVIRSVLIINLEVKDNHEEAATGAKLALDLCQDIESADCWEDAIDDIVVAFERQQKRKLLYTISFY
- the LOC135646022 gene encoding abscisic stress-ripening protein 5-like encodes the protein MSEERHHHHLFHHRQEEEKPSEEVVYSETAYNPSGDDYTSGYTETAVAESASDEFERYEKEEKHHKHKEHLGEMGALAAGAFALYEKHEAKKDPEHAHKHKIEEEIAAAVAVGSGGYAFHEHHEKKDAKKEAEEASGQTHHHHHLF